A single Curtobacterium sp. MCJR17_020 DNA region contains:
- a CDS encoding prevent-host-death protein — MTLTAPPRSRRAVQSSDLSRHSREVFAAAEEEPLEVTRRDGKALVLTTKERSDDDDAVLEIAAQLIAAVTVNEGLPLHDRLAIPYPWIKLLSRDDQQRFAREIVDVARGSFSLRQPRALLVEMQAWRSSAEAIAAGWSTGEPELLEQPIVLDAP, encoded by the coding sequence ATGACCTTGACCGCCCCTCCCCGCTCGCGTCGTGCCGTCCAGTCGTCCGACCTCTCGCGCCATTCGAGAGAAGTGTTCGCTGCAGCTGAAGAAGAGCCGCTCGAGGTCACGCGGCGTGATGGGAAAGCGCTCGTGCTCACCACGAAGGAACGCTCGGACGACGACGACGCGGTCCTCGAGATCGCTGCGCAGTTGATCGCTGCAGTGACCGTCAACGAAGGGCTGCCGCTCCACGATCGACTCGCCATCCCGTACCCGTGGATCAAGCTCCTGAGTCGAGACGACCAGCAGCGGTTCGCACGCGAGATCGTCGACGTGGCTCGTGGATCGTTCTCGCTCCGGCAGCCGCGGGCCTTGCTCGTCGAGATGCAGGCGTGGCGCAGCAGTGCCGAGGCGATCGCGGCGGGCTGGAGCACCGGCGAACCCGAACTCCTCGAGCAGCCGATCGTCCTCGACGCGCCGTGA
- a CDS encoding MFS transporter yields the protein MNARARLRALLAVQVVSRTGNVVTTVAVPFAVLARGGSATDVGIAAFAATVPIVLGGALVERVGFVRSSVASDLVSGVTLLAMPILAWTVGLPFWALLALVFASGLFDLPGESARRVLLPGLARSAGVPLERAVGHFEASQRLSVLIGAPLGGVLVAAAGPMAALVCTAVAFGIAALLAAVLVRPADGDGATATADAAPTNGYWRDIAEGFRFCVRDPFFRLVIALVLVTNLLDAARSTTLLPLYAADTLGGAQALGFVTGTFGGAAFLGSVAFGYVAHRVPRRITFVLCFVLAGGPSLLVPALGLGLPWMLAASALSGLAAGSLNPILGAVELERIPEHMRARVFGLLGAGSWAGIPLGGLLAGFAAEGVGVQATFGAVVVLYTVVTLAPLTGGAWRLMERPAPERAPVDRVTT from the coding sequence GTGAACGCCCGGGCACGGTTGCGAGCACTGCTCGCGGTCCAGGTCGTCTCGCGGACCGGCAACGTCGTCACGACCGTCGCAGTGCCCTTCGCCGTGCTGGCCCGGGGCGGCTCGGCGACGGACGTCGGGATCGCCGCCTTCGCCGCGACGGTGCCCATCGTCCTCGGCGGGGCGCTCGTCGAACGGGTCGGGTTCGTCCGTTCGAGTGTGGCGTCGGACCTCGTCAGCGGTGTGACCCTGCTGGCGATGCCGATCCTCGCCTGGACGGTGGGTCTGCCGTTCTGGGCGCTCCTGGCGCTCGTGTTCGCGAGCGGCCTGTTCGACCTGCCGGGGGAGTCCGCACGTCGGGTCCTGCTCCCGGGTCTCGCACGATCGGCCGGCGTTCCGCTGGAGCGCGCGGTCGGTCACTTCGAGGCGTCCCAGCGACTCTCGGTGCTCATCGGCGCGCCGCTCGGCGGGGTGCTCGTCGCGGCCGCCGGACCGATGGCCGCACTCGTCTGCACCGCGGTGGCGTTCGGCATCGCAGCGCTGCTCGCTGCGGTGCTGGTCCGGCCGGCGGACGGCGACGGAGCGACCGCGACCGCTGATGCGGCTCCGACCAACGGGTACTGGCGGGACATCGCCGAGGGCTTCCGGTTCTGCGTCCGCGACCCGTTCTTCCGGCTCGTGATCGCCCTCGTGCTGGTCACGAACCTGCTCGACGCGGCCCGGTCGACGACGTTGCTCCCGCTCTACGCCGCCGACACACTCGGTGGGGCGCAGGCGCTGGGCTTCGTGACGGGGACCTTCGGCGGTGCGGCCTTCCTCGGGTCGGTGGCCTTCGGGTACGTCGCACACCGCGTTCCCCGTCGGATCACGTTCGTCCTGTGCTTCGTGCTCGCCGGCGGGCCCTCGCTCCTGGTGCCGGCACTCGGCCTCGGGCTGCCGTGGATGCTCGCCGCGTCGGCGCTGTCGGGACTCGCCGCCGGGTCGCTCAACCCGATCCTCGGCGCCGTCGAGCTCGAGCGCATCCCGGAGCACATGCGCGCCCGGGTGTTCGGGCTGCTCGGAGCCGGCTCCTGGGCGGGGATCCCGCTCGGCGGACTGCTCGCCGGGTTCGCGGCCGAGGGCGTCGGTGTGCAGGCGACGTTCGGGGCGGTCGTCGTGCTCTACACCGTCGTGACGCTCGCGCCGCTGACGGGTGGCGCCTGGCGTCTCATGGAACGACCGGCTCCGGAGCGGGCGCCGGTCGACCGCGTGACGACGTAG
- a CDS encoding helix-turn-helix domain-containing protein translates to MTVRRLDDAAHMRALAHPTRLRIVGLLRSGGPQTAAMLGDEIDEAPGTISYHCKRLADADFIEPAPELGSDRRERWWRATADHTSWDLADALDDPERMLATTALDHTVADAYAAEYGRFIDQAPVLGREWVAASTSSDEVLRLTAEELTGLGAELRAVVERWTAVSGAHTPGDGSERVIAVTQSYRMGRP, encoded by the coding sequence ATGACCGTACGCAGACTCGACGACGCCGCCCACATGCGCGCTCTCGCCCACCCGACCCGACTGCGGATCGTCGGGCTCCTGCGCTCCGGAGGACCGCAGACCGCGGCGATGCTCGGTGACGAGATCGACGAGGCACCCGGCACGATCAGCTACCACTGCAAGCGTCTGGCCGACGCGGACTTCATCGAGCCTGCGCCGGAGCTCGGTTCGGACCGGCGGGAACGGTGGTGGCGTGCGACTGCGGACCACACGTCGTGGGACCTCGCCGATGCGCTCGACGACCCGGAACGGATGCTCGCCACGACGGCACTCGACCACACCGTCGCTGATGCGTACGCGGCCGAGTACGGGCGGTTCATCGACCAGGCGCCGGTGCTCGGTCGTGAGTGGGTCGCGGCGTCGACCAGTTCCGACGAGGTGCTGCGGCTGACCGCCGAGGAACTCACCGGCCTCGGCGCCGAACTGCGTGCCGTCGTCGAGCGATGGACGGCCGTGAGCGGCGCGCACACGCCGGGTGACGGGTCGGAGCGCGTCATCGCCGTCACGCAGAGCTACCGGATGGGGCGACCGTGA
- a CDS encoding DUF1697 domain-containing protein, with amino-acid sequence MAKWIALLRGVNVNGITIKNADLAELLRGLGFDDVRTVLASGNVVFATDADARTLKATIEQALRERFGYDAWIVLVRHDRLAGIVEGFPFDRADDRHDYVVFGSDDDALDALLADLALDTTVEQVARGDGVVYWSCPKGSSTDTVFAKRAGAARFKRTTTTRNTNTLRKLL; translated from the coding sequence ATGGCGAAGTGGATCGCGCTGCTGCGCGGAGTGAACGTCAACGGCATCACGATCAAGAACGCCGACCTCGCGGAACTGCTCCGTGGGCTCGGCTTCGACGACGTCCGCACGGTGCTCGCGTCCGGCAACGTGGTGTTCGCCACCGACGCCGACGCGCGGACCCTGAAGGCCACGATCGAGCAGGCGCTCCGCGAGCGCTTCGGCTACGACGCGTGGATCGTGCTCGTCCGGCACGACCGCCTCGCAGGCATCGTCGAGGGGTTCCCGTTCGACCGGGCCGACGATCGGCACGACTACGTGGTGTTCGGCTCCGACGACGACGCCCTCGATGCGCTGCTCGCCGACCTCGCGCTGGACACCACGGTCGAGCAGGTCGCCCGGGGTGACGGGGTCGTGTACTGGTCCTGCCCGAAGGGGTCGAGCACGGACACCGTGTTCGCGAAGCGGGCCGGAGCAGCACGCTTCAAGCGCACGACCACGACGCGCAACACGAACACGCTCCGGAAGCTCCTGTGA
- a CDS encoding VOC family protein, giving the protein MTRGALHHVELRTAHLDTASRAWGWLLGELGYTPFQEWPAGRSWRLGDVYVVLEAAPLDGTHDRRRPGLSHLAFHAGDAEQVEQLWTDAPRHGWTRLYEDRHPFAGGPDHRAAFLEDADRFKVELVAS; this is encoded by the coding sequence GTGACCCGGGGAGCCCTGCACCACGTCGAGCTCCGCACCGCCCACCTCGACACGGCGAGCAGGGCGTGGGGCTGGCTGCTCGGCGAGCTCGGGTACACGCCGTTCCAGGAGTGGCCAGCAGGCCGGAGCTGGCGACTCGGAGACGTCTACGTCGTGCTCGAGGCCGCACCGCTCGACGGCACGCACGACCGTCGACGGCCCGGACTGAGCCACCTCGCGTTCCACGCCGGCGATGCCGAGCAGGTCGAGCAACTGTGGACGGACGCACCGAGGCACGGGTGGACCCGCCTGTACGAGGACCGGCACCCGTTCGCGGGTGGACCGGACCACCGTGCTGCCTTCTTGGAGGACGCCGACCGCTTCAAGGTCGAGCTCGTCGCGAGCTGA
- a CDS encoding glycosyl hydrolase family 65 protein, producing the protein MNPITSDPLDRVRYPIDEWALVETEYTPDQQGVAETNFAVGNGYLGLRGNLDEGRGGVQYGTYINGFHETWPIRHAEDAFGFAKTGQTIINAPDAKVIRLYVDDEPLVLAEADILHHTRRLEFRGGYLFRETEWSTPSGKRVLIRSRRLVSFTDRHLAVIDYEVTVLDADASILLSSQILNRQDVQDEYHAGMRAAANAFDPRKAEAFTDRVLEPKLKRSTGARSLLGYQASSSGMTICVGVEHHLETENSWDESSSIDDDLAKHVYRVQARAGQPIRLVKHVVYHTSRGVPVRELADRCDRTLDRAHAENIDETFEKQRVWLDDYWARSDVEIAGQPEIQQAVRWNLFMLAQATARTDGHGIAAKGVTGSGYGGHYFWDMEIYVLPFLSYTAPIVARNALRFRYNMLDAARSRARELNQRGALFPWRTINGEESSAYYAAGTAQYHIDADIAHALMQYVRASGDTEFLKRGAIDVLVETARLWADLGFWRSNGDKKFHIDGVTGPDEYTTVVDDNLYTNVMARANLWFAVNACRELAADDVEEYDRMIRRTGLRPDELVEWEHAAESMEIPFDPHRGIHPQDAQFLDKELWDLENTPESKRPLLLHYHPLVIYRFQVLKQADVVLALFLQGHEFTAAEKRRDFDYYDALTTGDSTLSAVVQSIMAAEVGYHDLADQYFQTALYVDLADLHGNTSDGVHIASTGGIWGALVNGFGGMRDHGGRMTFNPRLPRHWDSLTYRLTVRGSRVRVDLGQDAMTFTVETGSGFTAWVHNQQWDIEAGEPTVVPLPHQGPRMSGHAPTTSDIQGTLRADGSVITASIPTISLQRDFDVDETTA; encoded by the coding sequence ATGAACCCCATCACCTCGGACCCGCTCGACCGCGTCCGGTACCCGATCGACGAGTGGGCACTCGTCGAGACCGAGTACACCCCCGACCAGCAGGGCGTCGCCGAGACGAACTTCGCCGTCGGCAACGGGTACCTCGGCCTGCGCGGCAACCTCGACGAGGGCCGTGGCGGTGTGCAGTACGGCACGTACATCAACGGGTTCCACGAGACCTGGCCGATCCGGCACGCCGAAGACGCCTTCGGGTTCGCCAAGACCGGTCAGACGATCATCAACGCGCCCGACGCCAAGGTGATCCGGCTGTACGTCGACGACGAACCCCTGGTGCTGGCCGAGGCGGACATTCTCCACCACACGCGGCGCCTCGAGTTCCGCGGCGGCTACCTGTTCCGCGAGACCGAGTGGTCGACGCCGTCCGGCAAGCGCGTGCTGATCCGGTCCCGCCGCCTGGTGTCGTTCACCGATCGGCACCTCGCCGTCATCGACTACGAGGTCACCGTGCTCGACGCGGACGCCTCGATCCTGCTGTCCAGCCAGATCCTGAACCGCCAGGACGTGCAGGACGAGTACCACGCAGGGATGCGGGCAGCCGCGAACGCCTTCGACCCGCGCAAGGCCGAGGCCTTCACCGACCGGGTGCTCGAACCGAAGCTCAAGCGCAGCACCGGCGCCCGCTCCCTGCTCGGGTACCAGGCGTCGAGCTCCGGCATGACGATCTGCGTCGGTGTCGAGCACCACCTCGAGACGGAGAACAGCTGGGACGAGTCGTCGTCGATCGACGACGACCTGGCGAAGCACGTCTACCGCGTCCAGGCGCGCGCCGGGCAGCCGATCCGCCTCGTCAAGCACGTGGTGTACCACACCTCCCGCGGTGTCCCGGTGCGCGAACTCGCCGACCGCTGCGACCGCACGCTCGACCGGGCGCACGCCGAGAACATCGACGAGACGTTCGAGAAGCAGCGCGTCTGGCTCGACGACTACTGGGCACGCAGCGACGTCGAGATCGCCGGGCAGCCGGAGATCCAGCAGGCGGTCCGGTGGAACCTGTTCATGCTCGCGCAGGCCACGGCCCGCACCGACGGGCACGGCATCGCCGCCAAGGGCGTCACCGGCTCCGGCTACGGCGGGCACTACTTCTGGGACATGGAGATCTACGTCCTGCCGTTCCTGTCGTACACGGCGCCGATCGTCGCCCGGAACGCGCTGCGGTTCCGCTACAACATGCTCGACGCCGCACGCTCGCGGGCACGCGAGCTGAACCAGCGGGGTGCCCTGTTCCCCTGGCGCACGATCAACGGTGAGGAGTCGAGCGCGTACTACGCCGCCGGCACCGCGCAGTACCACATCGATGCCGACATCGCCCATGCCCTGATGCAGTACGTGCGGGCCTCCGGTGACACCGAGTTCCTGAAGCGCGGGGCGATCGACGTGCTCGTCGAGACCGCTCGGCTGTGGGCCGACCTCGGCTTCTGGCGCTCCAACGGCGACAAGAAGTTCCACATCGACGGCGTCACCGGGCCCGACGAGTACACGACCGTCGTCGACGACAACCTCTACACGAACGTCATGGCGCGGGCGAACCTGTGGTTCGCGGTGAACGCGTGCCGCGAGCTGGCGGCCGACGACGTCGAAGAGTACGACCGGATGATCCGGCGCACCGGTCTGCGCCCCGACGAGCTCGTCGAGTGGGAGCACGCCGCCGAGTCGATGGAGATCCCCTTCGACCCGCACCGTGGCATCCACCCGCAGGACGCCCAGTTCCTCGACAAGGAACTCTGGGACCTCGAGAACACCCCCGAGTCCAAGCGCCCGCTGCTGTTGCACTACCACCCGCTGGTCATCTACCGGTTCCAGGTGCTCAAGCAGGCCGACGTCGTGCTCGCGCTGTTCCTGCAGGGGCACGAGTTCACCGCGGCCGAGAAGCGCCGCGACTTCGACTACTACGACGCGCTCACCACGGGCGACTCGACGCTGTCGGCGGTCGTCCAGTCGATCATGGCGGCCGAGGTCGGGTACCACGACCTCGCCGATCAGTACTTCCAGACGGCGCTGTACGTCGACCTGGCCGACCTGCACGGCAACACCTCCGACGGCGTGCACATCGCGTCGACCGGTGGCATCTGGGGTGCGCTCGTCAACGGGTTCGGCGGCATGCGCGACCACGGCGGCCGGATGACGTTCAACCCGCGACTGCCGCGGCACTGGGACTCGCTGACCTACCGACTGACCGTGCGCGGGTCACGGGTCCGGGTCGACCTCGGGCAGGACGCCATGACCTTCACGGTCGAGACGGGTTCGGGCTTCACCGCCTGGGTGCACAACCAGCAGTGGGACATCGAGGCCGGCGAGCCGACGGTGGTGCCGTTGCCGCACCAGGGGCCGCGGATGTCCGGGCACGCACCGACCACGAGCGACATCCAGGGCACGCTCCGCGCGGACGGCTCCGTGATCACGGCGTCGATCCCGACGATCTCGCTCCAGCGCGACTTCGACGTCGACGAGACGACCGCGTAG
- a CDS encoding HAD-IA family hydrolase gives MTTPTRRTPARLADTRALLFDLDGVLTPTADVHMRAWSRLFTPYLEAHGVAPYTQADYFAYIDGKPRYDGVRSLLESRGIDLPQGTPDDGPDDDTVCGLGNRKNAEFTAELDEHGVEPYPGSLRFLTAAIDAGFHVAVVSSSANAVSVLRTAGILDRFTVVVDGLVARQDGLAGKPAPDTYLDAAGRFGLTAAECVVVEDATSGVEAGRNGAFGLVVGVDRGAGADALREHGADVVVTDLADLVADLPHATTSTT, from the coding sequence ATGACGACGCCGACCCGGCGCACACCCGCGCGACTCGCGGACACGCGAGCGCTCCTGTTCGACCTGGACGGTGTCCTCACCCCCACCGCCGACGTGCACATGCGCGCCTGGAGCCGGCTCTTCACGCCGTACCTCGAGGCGCACGGGGTCGCGCCGTACACACAGGCCGACTACTTCGCGTACATCGACGGCAAGCCGCGGTACGACGGCGTGCGGTCGCTCCTCGAGTCGCGGGGCATCGACCTGCCGCAGGGCACCCCGGACGACGGCCCGGACGACGACACCGTGTGCGGTCTCGGCAACCGGAAGAACGCCGAGTTCACCGCCGAGCTGGACGAGCACGGCGTCGAGCCGTACCCCGGCTCGCTCCGGTTCCTCACCGCCGCGATCGACGCCGGCTTCCACGTCGCGGTCGTCTCGAGTTCCGCGAACGCCGTCTCGGTGCTGCGGACCGCCGGCATCCTCGACCGGTTCACCGTCGTGGTCGACGGGCTCGTCGCCCGTCAGGACGGCCTGGCCGGCAAGCCCGCCCCCGACACCTACCTGGACGCCGCCGGGCGCTTCGGACTGACGGCCGCCGAGTGCGTCGTGGTCGAGGACGCCACCAGTGGTGTCGAAGCAGGCCGGAACGGGGCCTTCGGGCTCGTCGTCGGGGTCGACCGCGGAGCGGGCGCCGACGCGCTGCGTGAACACGGTGCCGACGTCGTCGTGACGGACCTCGCCGACCTGGTCGCGGACCTTCCCCACGCGACCACCAGCACGACGTAG
- a CDS encoding APC family permease — MTSDTAASQHDGAGSKLKQAITGPLLYLFILGDVLGAGIYALMGTLSEDVGGALWAPLLLALLLALLTAGSYAELVTKYPKAGGAAVFAERAYKTPIVSFLVGFSMLAAGVTSAAGLSLAFAGDYLGTFVDLPPVPTAIVFLTLIACLNARGISDSLRSNVVMTVIEVSGLVIVIVVVAVMLGGGGGDVSRIGQFPAEANPALATLSAAIVAYYSFVGFETSANVAEEVREPSRVYPKALFGALATAGVVYVLVGLASSIALPASGLSDSTGPLLAVVSASGVPIPDWVFSLIALVAVANGALLTMIMSSRVTYGMAEQRLLPALLAKVLPNRKTPWTAIVATTVVAMLLTLVGDVGVLAETVVLLLLFVFISTNVAVLVLRRDRVDHDHFRVWTFVPVLGVASCVLLLTQQSGRVWLYAAILLAVGVVLYFVARITGRRSGRDHEAGVIR; from the coding sequence ATGACCAGCGACACCGCGGCGTCCCAGCACGACGGCGCCGGATCCAAGCTCAAGCAGGCCATCACCGGGCCGCTCCTGTACCTCTTCATCCTCGGCGACGTCCTCGGCGCCGGGATCTACGCCCTGATGGGCACCCTGTCGGAGGACGTGGGCGGTGCGCTCTGGGCACCGCTCCTGCTCGCGCTGCTGCTGGCCCTCCTCACCGCGGGTTCGTACGCGGAGCTCGTGACGAAGTACCCGAAGGCCGGCGGTGCCGCGGTGTTCGCCGAGCGCGCCTACAAGACGCCCATCGTGTCGTTCCTGGTCGGGTTCAGCATGCTCGCGGCCGGTGTCACGAGCGCCGCGGGTCTGTCGCTCGCGTTCGCCGGCGACTACCTCGGCACGTTCGTCGACCTGCCACCCGTCCCGACCGCGATCGTGTTCCTCACGCTGATCGCCTGCCTGAACGCCCGCGGCATCTCGGACTCGCTGCGGAGCAACGTCGTGATGACCGTCATCGAGGTCTCCGGCCTCGTCATCGTCATCGTGGTCGTCGCCGTGATGCTCGGCGGCGGAGGTGGCGACGTCTCCCGCATCGGCCAGTTCCCCGCCGAGGCGAACCCGGCGCTCGCGACCCTGAGCGCGGCGATCGTCGCCTACTACTCGTTCGTCGGCTTCGAGACCTCGGCGAACGTCGCGGAGGAGGTCCGCGAGCCGAGCCGGGTCTACCCGAAGGCCTTGTTCGGTGCCCTCGCCACCGCGGGCGTCGTCTACGTCCTGGTCGGCCTCGCCAGCTCGATCGCGTTGCCGGCGTCCGGACTGTCGGACTCGACCGGGCCGCTCCTCGCCGTGGTGTCGGCGAGCGGGGTCCCGATCCCGGACTGGGTCTTCAGCCTCATCGCCCTGGTCGCCGTCGCGAACGGCGCCCTGCTCACCATGATCATGTCGAGCCGGGTGACCTACGGCATGGCGGAGCAGCGTCTGTTGCCCGCGCTGTTGGCCAAGGTGCTGCCGAACCGGAAGACCCCGTGGACCGCCATCGTGGCGACCACCGTCGTCGCGATGCTCCTCACCCTGGTCGGCGACGTGGGCGTCCTGGCCGAGACCGTCGTGCTCCTGCTGCTCTTCGTCTTCATCAGCACGAACGTCGCCGTCCTGGTGCTGCGCCGCGACCGCGTCGACCACGACCACTTCCGGGTGTGGACGTTCGTCCCCGTGCTCGGCGTCGCGTCGTGCGTGCTGCTGCTGACGCAGCAGAGCGGGCGGGTCTGGCTCTACGCGGCGATCCTGCTCGCCGTCGGCGTGGTGCTGTACTTCGTTGCCCGGATCACCGGGCGACGCTCTGGACGCGACCACGAGGCGGGCGTCATCCGCTGA
- a CDS encoding alpha/beta hydrolase: protein MTRVLRWTAWIVAVLLVVVVVFLVWAHIVMQGTRSTALQVWRDDRVSVQDAGDSVVMTPTGQADGKGIVFIPGAKVDPYAYMATFRQVVANGTTVVITKPTLNLAFFDTRPLSTFEAHAPDVATWAVGGHSLGGVRACQLAQDADGLLLLGSYCANDISSSYIDVLSVSGSRDGLSTPDKVDAARHLLPSTATMTEVQGSNHADFGAYGDQPGDRTATISREAAREQISSAIEDWARDLPPAPGLR from the coding sequence ATGACCCGAGTACTGCGGTGGACCGCGTGGATCGTCGCCGTGCTGCTGGTGGTCGTGGTGGTGTTCCTCGTCTGGGCGCACATCGTCATGCAGGGCACCCGGAGCACTGCGCTGCAGGTCTGGCGCGACGACCGTGTGTCGGTCCAGGACGCCGGTGACTCCGTGGTGATGACGCCGACGGGGCAGGCCGACGGCAAGGGCATCGTGTTCATCCCGGGTGCCAAGGTCGATCCGTACGCGTACATGGCGACCTTCCGGCAGGTGGTCGCGAACGGCACGACCGTCGTCATCACGAAGCCGACGCTCAACCTCGCGTTCTTCGACACCCGGCCGCTCTCGACCTTCGAGGCGCACGCGCCGGACGTCGCGACCTGGGCGGTCGGCGGGCACTCGCTGGGCGGGGTCCGCGCCTGCCAGCTCGCGCAGGACGCGGACGGCCTGCTGCTGCTCGGCAGCTACTGCGCGAACGACATCAGCAGCTCGTACATCGACGTGCTGAGCGTCTCGGGCTCGCGTGACGGGCTCTCGACGCCCGACAAGGTCGACGCAGCCCGGCACCTGCTGCCGTCGACCGCGACGATGACCGAGGTCCAGGGGTCGAACCACGCCGACTTCGGCGCCTACGGGGACCAGCCGGGGGACCGCACGGCGACCATCAGCCGCGAGGCTGCCCGCGAGCAGATCTCCTCGGCGATCGAGGACTGGGCGCGCGACCTGCCGCCGGCCCCTGGCCTGCGCTGA
- a CDS encoding GNAT family N-acetyltransferase, which yields MTIELRRVTADDWQTWRPVRLRALADSPHAFGSTLQDWADAPEHRWRTRLSIPGALDLLAVAAEGDVVGMASGVPGTDAGAPAELISMWVDPAARGRGVARALIEAIAEWAAAAGGTALELSVMPDNTAARHTYERAGFTALDEPGDPLPDGRNEVLMRRTVVA from the coding sequence GTGACGATCGAGCTGCGCCGGGTGACCGCGGACGACTGGCAGACCTGGCGACCCGTCCGGCTGCGGGCGCTCGCCGACTCCCCGCACGCGTTCGGCTCGACGCTGCAGGACTGGGCGGACGCCCCCGAGCACCGCTGGCGGACACGCCTGTCGATCCCGGGCGCGCTCGACCTGCTGGCCGTCGCCGCCGAGGGCGACGTCGTCGGGATGGCGAGCGGCGTCCCGGGCACCGACGCCGGTGCGCCAGCCGAACTCATCTCCATGTGGGTAGACCCCGCCGCCCGGGGCCGAGGCGTCGCACGTGCCCTGATCGAAGCGATCGCGGAGTGGGCAGCGGCCGCCGGCGGCACGGCGCTCGAACTCTCCGTGATGCCCGACAACACCGCCGCCCGGCACACCTACGAGCGCGCCGGGTTCACCGCACTCGACGAACCGGGCGATCCCCTGCCCGACGGTCGGAACGAGGTCCTGATGCGCCGTACGGTGGTCGCATGA
- the hxlA gene encoding 3-hexulose-6-phosphate synthase, which translates to MQLQFAMDTLTTEAALELAAAAAPHVDVLELGTPLIKSAGLSAVTAIKEAHPDKIVFADLKTMDAGELEADIAFSAGADLVTVLGVAGDSTIVGAVKAAKKHGKGIVVDLIGVSDKAARAREVVALGAEFVEVHAGLDEQAEEGFTFSTLLDAGKESGVPFSIAGGVNASSVASVQEAGARIAVAGSAIYSASDVGAAAAEIRAAITA; encoded by the coding sequence ATGCAGCTCCAGTTCGCCATGGACACCCTGACCACCGAAGCCGCCCTCGAACTCGCCGCCGCGGCCGCGCCGCACGTCGACGTCCTCGAGCTCGGCACGCCCCTGATCAAGAGCGCCGGCCTGTCCGCCGTCACCGCGATCAAGGAAGCCCACCCGGACAAGATCGTCTTCGCCGACCTCAAGACCATGGACGCCGGCGAGCTCGAGGCCGACATCGCGTTCTCGGCCGGAGCCGACCTGGTCACCGTCCTCGGTGTCGCCGGTGACTCGACCATCGTCGGCGCCGTCAAGGCCGCGAAGAAGCACGGCAAGGGCATCGTCGTCGACCTGATCGGCGTCTCCGACAAGGCCGCCCGTGCCCGCGAGGTCGTCGCGCTCGGTGCCGAGTTCGTCGAGGTCCACGCCGGGCTCGACGAGCAGGCGGAAGAGGGCTTCACGTTCTCGACGCTGCTCGACGCCGGCAAGGAGTCGGGTGTGCCGTTCTCGATCGCCGGTGGCGTGAACGCCTCGTCCGTCGCCTCGGTGCAGGAGGCCGGTGCCCGCATCGCCGTCGCCGGCAGCGCGATCTACAGCGCGTCGGACGTCGGCGCAGCAGCAGCCGAGATCCGCGCCGCCATCACCGCGTAG
- the hxlB gene encoding 6-phospho-3-hexuloisomerase, with protein sequence MAEPTVPAAFDVIVREVTDLAANIDGASAERALDLIDRSHRVFVHGAGRSGLALRMTAMRLMHLGRDVHVVGEVTTPAIRPGDVLLVASGSGTTTGIVQAARTAHDVGASVVALSTTDDSPLSEVADVTLVLPAATKTDRSGTASAQYAGSLFEQAVALVGDALFHTLWSRGGQSADDLWPRHANLE encoded by the coding sequence ATGGCAGAACCCACCGTCCCCGCAGCGTTCGACGTGATCGTGCGCGAGGTCACCGACCTCGCCGCGAACATCGACGGTGCGTCGGCTGAGCGCGCCCTCGACCTGATCGACCGCTCGCACCGTGTCTTCGTGCACGGCGCCGGTCGTTCCGGACTCGCGCTGCGCATGACCGCGATGCGGCTCATGCACCTCGGTCGCGACGTCCACGTCGTCGGCGAGGTCACCACGCCGGCGATCCGGCCCGGGGACGTGCTCCTCGTCGCGAGCGGGTCCGGCACGACCACCGGCATCGTGCAGGCGGCCCGCACCGCGCACGACGTCGGCGCGTCCGTCGTCGCCCTGTCGACCACCGACGACTCCCCGTTGTCCGAGGTCGCGGACGTCACCCTCGTGCTGCCGGCAGCGACGAAGACCGACCGCTCCGGCACGGCCTCGGCGCAGTACGCCGGCAGCCTCTTCGAACAGGCCGTCGCCCTGGTCGGCGACGCCCTGTTCCACACGCTCTGGTCCCGCGGCGGGCAGTCCGCCGACGACCTCTGGCCCCGACACGCCAACCTCGAATGA